Proteins encoded within one genomic window of Natator depressus isolate rNatDep1 chromosome 1, rNatDep2.hap1, whole genome shotgun sequence:
- the MID1IP1 gene encoding mid1-interacting protein 1 isoform X1, which produces MPRDIGQGATGRGLRSEEICTESKPPLSVAASKRGEGFGDTRPGSWWPLQGDLVGQKKEPLVVSVLPRHPVITGIAPHPSANMMQICDSYSQKHSLFNAMNRFIGAVNNMDQTVMVPSLLRDVPLLLEELDSGGGCGEGDPQLSPGDAGAFFSRRDMYSHYLLLKSIRNDIEWGVLQQGAEEASRKKDKLSGDIGRGLPESAVEEEDLEKQFHYHLSGLHTVLSKLTRKANVLTNRYKQEIGFSNWGH; this is translated from the exons ATGCCGCGAGATATTGGGCAGGGGGCCACCGGGAGAGGGTTGAGGTCAGAGGAGATTTGCACAGAGAG CAAACCGCCCTTGAGCGTTGCAGCGAGCAAGCGGGGGGAAGGCTTTGGAGATACAAGGCCTGGCTCCTGGTGGCCCTTGCAAGGAGATTTGGTGGGGCAGAAGAAGGAACCGCTTGTTGTGTCCGTGCTCCCCAGGCACCCGGTGATCACTGGCATTGCACCCCACCCATCTGCCAACATGATGCAGATCTGCGACTCCTACAGCCAGAAACACTCCCTCTTTAACGCCATGAACCGCTTCATCGGGGCCGTCAACAACATGGACCAGACGGTGATGGTGCCCAGCCTGCTGCGGGACGTgccgctgctgctggaggagctggactCGGGGGgcggctgtggggagggggatcccCAGCTGTCGCCGGGGGACGCCGGCGCCTTCTTCTCCCGCAGGGACATGTACAGCCATTACCTGCTGCTCAAGTCCATCCGCAACGACATCgagtggggggtgctgcagcagggCGCCGAGGAGGCCAGCCGGAAGAAGGACAAGCTGAGCGGGGACATTGGCCGGGGCCTGCCGGAGTCCGcggtggaggaggaggatctggagAAGCAATTCCACTATCACCTGAGCGGACTCCACACGGTACTCTCCAAACTCACCCGCAAGGCCAACGTGCTCACCAACAGATACAAGCAGGAGATCGGCTTCAGCAACTGGGGGCactga
- the MID1IP1 gene encoding mid1-interacting protein 1 isoform X2: MMQICDSYSQKHSLFNAMNRFIGAVNNMDQTVMVPSLLRDVPLLLEELDSGGGCGEGDPQLSPGDAGAFFSRRDMYSHYLLLKSIRNDIEWGVLQQGAEEASRKKDKLSGDIGRGLPESAVEEEDLEKQFHYHLSGLHTVLSKLTRKANVLTNRYKQEIGFSNWGH; this comes from the coding sequence ATGATGCAGATCTGCGACTCCTACAGCCAGAAACACTCCCTCTTTAACGCCATGAACCGCTTCATCGGGGCCGTCAACAACATGGACCAGACGGTGATGGTGCCCAGCCTGCTGCGGGACGTgccgctgctgctggaggagctggactCGGGGGgcggctgtggggagggggatcccCAGCTGTCGCCGGGGGACGCCGGCGCCTTCTTCTCCCGCAGGGACATGTACAGCCATTACCTGCTGCTCAAGTCCATCCGCAACGACATCgagtggggggtgctgcagcagggCGCCGAGGAGGCCAGCCGGAAGAAGGACAAGCTGAGCGGGGACATTGGCCGGGGCCTGCCGGAGTCCGcggtggaggaggaggatctggagAAGCAATTCCACTATCACCTGAGCGGACTCCACACGGTACTCTCCAAACTCACCCGCAAGGCCAACGTGCTCACCAACAGATACAAGCAGGAGATCGGCTTCAGCAACTGGGGGCactga